TTAACGGTTTCAAATGCCTCTTCAATCTCATCATTTCGATAATGAACATATGTAAAACGCCCTAATTCTACTAATCGAGCAATTTCTTGTAACGCTTTTTGTTTTTCGTATGTTTCTTTAATTGTGACATGCACATAAAATTTCATCAGTGGATGTTCGTATAAAGGTTCTCCCACCTCTACATGCACATCCTCTACCCCTTGAACAACTCTTACGTAACTTGCAAATTGATAAAGAGCTTCTCGATCTGATACGATTTTTAATGTATACATATATTCTCCCCCTTTCCTTTACTATACCAAAAAGAATCCGATACTACTTTATAGAACTATGAATATTTTCTGACTTTTATTCTATATATTCCTATGAAAAAATTTATAAAAATATCCCTACTAACCAAATTCCCCCTCGTCTTTTTAAATGCACTTATATATAGATTTTTTTCTGAATAAATACTAACAGAAATGACGATGCACAGGGCTTTTATCCATACATATCATCCTTTTATCACATATAGTATAAAAAGAAATTGCTTTCCATTTGAGGTGTTTCTAATGGATCCATACGTCAATATATGTATTTGTGTTACTCCGGGAGCCGATATTTCAGATGACCGTATAGCAAAAGATTTAGCAGTTGCGGAGTCAATATGGCATCCCATTACATTTCAAATTAAAGATGTTATTACATTAAACGAATCATTCCGCTTTTATGATGCAGAGATTAGTTATAAAAGCTCCATTCAAACGCAGCCAAAATTATCCTCTTTTTTTTATACTTGTGCATCTCAAGTCCCCGATTGCGATCTTTATATTTGTTACATCGGCAGTGACTATTTCAAAGAATGGGCAGTTATTGCTTGTGCTTATTCTTTAGCGAAACAAAACCAGCTCACCGGCTATATCGTTCTAACAAATTCAGCTGCTCCAATGAAAAATATATATACCCTCGCTCATGAAATTGGGCATATTTTATTTACAAGACGTATTCATGGAAAGCTTACCCACGCAGATCCTCACTCCCCGACTGGTTCTGAGCATCACCCTTCTCCAACAAATCTTATGTATCCTATCGTTCCTCGTCCTGATAATGTTCATATTGATTCACTATTAACAAGCGAACAAAAAAATCTCTCTTTACAAAGTCCTTTATTACAAAGAAAAGAACAGTAACGGCATTGTTACTGTTTAAAATAGTATATTCCAATCAACAAACCAAATACCGGCTGCAAGGAATACAAATATACAACTAAAAGAAAGCGTACTCCCTCTAAAAATCCCAATATAATATTTCTTTGGAAATAATTTTTGATATATCCAAAACAGCCCTTTTCCTATTAAACCGAACATTGAACTCCCACCTACTCATCGGACCATGTCCTATACATTCCTTAAGGTGGGAGTCTTCTGTCGGGAAATGATAAAACTCCTAATTTACACTTTTGCGCTCTTCCATTTTTATAGACCATCTCATTAATCCATATAAACTACCATATAGAAGTAAAGGTTCTAACACTCCCAAATATGGGTTCTGCTTTCCTAATTCTTTAAATACAAACATAATTAATAACGGTACAATGATAGCCAATATTCCAATCCAGCCAAGTATATAAGCTTCACCGATCAAAAGTACTAAAAAGACAACTCCAGCTAATATATAACTTTGCATAGTAGAGAGTTGTAACACAGGTGTCCCATACCATTTATTCATAAACATTAATAACACTAGTAATAAAATTGGCAGCAAAGCTGCTACATAAATAATGCTAAATTCTTTTACTTTACTTTTAAACGATGATATTTTAAAGGCAAAAATAATTCCTACAATAGTAATCATTAAAACAATTGGGTACCCAATCAACTGCACATTCGTTAATGTAAATTCATGATTAGGACTTTCAAATAAAATATTTGTGAATAACCAATATCCTCCGATTCCAATAATCATTCCTAAAATACTCTTTATACTCCCGCCTTTATCCTTCTCCATCTCGTTCGCTAATTCTTCCGCATACGCTTTTGGTGAATCACCAAATATATCGCTTACCGTCTTTCCCTTTTTCGCACCTTCAATTAAATGGAGTTTTGCATCTTCTAAAAAATTTTGAACATCATTTTCTTTAACACCCTTTGCAGTCAAAAATAACCTCATATCCAATAAGAACTTTCGCGCTTCACTTGATAGCATTATTTTCTTCTTCCCTTCCCTTCAAGTAGACGTTCTACACTACTTTGCATCGCTTCCCAGCGATCCATAAATTCATCTAGTTCATCTTCTCCCTTTTCTGTTAACGTATAATACTTCCGTTTCGGACCAGATGGAGATTCCTTCATTACACTTGATATTAGCCCCTCTTTTTGCATCCGTATTAACAACGGATAAATACTTCCCTCACTCGCCATTGTAAAACCATACTTTGCTAGCTTTTCACTCATTTCATAACCGTATATTTCACCTTCAGAAATAATAGCAAGTAAGCATCCTTCTAAAATCCCTTTCAGCATTTGACTTGTCGACATAATTCAAATCCTCATTACATTTTTCCAAATCTTTGCAGGATTTTCATTACCTTCCCTCTAAATAGAGCAATAAGAGAATTTTCATATGAAGGAGTGTTTGTCATCATGGTTACAAATCGAGTTGTCTTTTTAACAGGTGCTGCAAGTGGAATTGGTTATGAGATGGGCAACGCTTTTGCAAAAGAAGGAGCTAAAGTTGTTATTAGCGATCGACTTGAAGATCGTGCAAAAGAAGCTGCTGAACAGCTACGAGAAGAAGGATTTCAAGCAATCGGATTAAAATGCGATGTTACATCAGAAGAAGAAATTGCAGCTGCCATTTCTCAAACGGTTACCCATTTCGGATCATTAGATGTATTAGTTAACAATGCCGGAATGCAGCACGTTTCACCAATTGAAGAATTTCCAACTGATAAGTTTGAACTTCTTATTAAAATCATGCAAATTGCCCCATTTATCGCTATTAAACACGCTTTTCCTATCATGAAAAAACAAAAGTATGGACGGATCATTAATATCGCTTCCATTAACGGACTTGTCGGATTTGCGGGGAAATCTGCTTACAATAGCGCAAAACATGGGGTAATTGGATTAACAAAAGTGGCCGCTTTAGAGGGGGCTACTCATGGAATTACTGTAAATGCTCTTTGCCCTGGATATGTTGATACTCCTCTTGTACGTAATCAACTGCAAGACTTAGCAACTACACGAAATGTACCGCTTGAAAATGTTTTAGAAGATGTCATTTATCCACTCGTACCACAAAAACGATTGTTACAAGTACAAGAAATCTCAGATTATGCTTTATTTTTAGCAAGCGAAAAAGCAAAAGGAATAACTGGCCAAGCTGTTGTCATCGATGGTGGTTATACTGCTCAATAAGAAAAATAAAGTTTGCTCGCGAAGAGCAAACTTTATTTTAATTTCTATCGCGAGGATCATCATACTTTAGTAATTGCTGCGGGAGTTTTTCTATTGCAACAATTACTCCATCTAATTTACTTTCAATACGATGCAGTAAATATAATGTTACAACAATCGGAAACCCAACATTACCAATCATCGAGATCCATTCTTCCATCCTGCTCTCCTCCCTTCATTATATAAATAAGTAAACGAGGAGAGTCTTGGGCATAAAAAAACAAGCTATTATATATTAGCTTGTTTTTTTAAATAATGAAGCGATTACTAGTCTATAATCCCCACGCAAAATACCTTTCTCAGTAATAATACCTGTAATTAATTCATTAGGTGTTACATCAAACGCAGGGTTATATACAGGCGTACCTATTGGCGCTACTTGTTTCCCAAAAATTTTCGTAACTTCCGTTTCATCTCTTTCTTCAATTACAATTTCAGTACCTGTTTGTTTTGTAATATCAAATGTAGAGCGAGGAGCAGCAACGTAAAAAGGAATACGAAAATACTTTGCTAATATAGCTAAATTCAATGTTCCTATTTTATTTGCCGTATCACCATTTGCTACAATTCGGTCTGCACCTACAATAATTGCATTAATTTCTTTCGTTCGAATTGCATGAGCTGCGGTATTATCCGTAATGAGCGTTACATCAATATCGGCTTGTTTCAACTCCCATGTCGTTAAGCGTCCCCCTTGTAAAACAGGTCTCGTTTCACAAGCATAAGCATGTAAATGTATCCCTTTCTCTTTTCCAATATAAAATGGAGCTAATGCCGTTCCATACCGCGCAGTTGCAATACTTCCTGCATTACAAATCGTTAAAAGTGTATCGCCATCTTTAAAGCATGTTAAAGCATGCTCTCCTATACTTCGGCATACATCTTCATCTTCTTGCTGAATGCGAAGCGCTTCCTCTTCTAATATTTTTTGTACATCTTTAATCGTAGTAATATCTTTACTAACTTCTCTCATACGATCTATCGCCCAAAATAAATTAACGGCAGTCGGGCGCGATGTTCCTAAATAGTTACAATCTCTATTAAACTTTTTTTGAAACTCATCGATATTCGTAACATTATATTTTTTCGCTGCAAGTGCTAAACCGAACGCAGCTACAATTCCAATTGCAGGCGCTCCGCGTACTTCTAACATAACAATACTTTTCCATACGTCTTCAATATTTGTTAATGTTTTATATTCAGTAACATGTGGTAACTTCGTTTGATTTAATACTGCGATTGTATCCCCTTTCCAACTTACGGACCTCGGAACAGTAACGATTGTACTCATGCTTTTACTCCTCCTGAAACAGTATGTTGAAATAGCGTTCGGAACAACTGAATATCCGCACCTTTCGTTTCATGCTTTAATAGTTCTCTACCTAAGTAAACTGCTTGTTTCTTGACTTGTGTTCTTCTTTCTTTATCTACTATTTCGTCTAAATCAGCTACATGTGCTAGTCCAATCGTTCTACGAATCATTTCACATCCAGCAAATCCAACTGCATCATTGAAAATATTTTGCAAAATAATTGGTAACCACTGCTTTTCTTTCGTATATGTTTCTACCCCTTCACCGATCCATAACTGCGTAAAAGTATCTACAAAATAGTTCCATGTCTTTTCTATATGGAAAAATAAAACACTTCGTTTTTCCTCTTCTCGCGATAATGCATTTAATAATAAATTTGCGATAAATTGACCGAGATCAAATCCAAATGGACCATAAGTTGCAAACTCTGGATCAATTACTTTCGTTTCAGAAGGTGATGAAAAAATGCTACCAGTATGTAAATCTCCATGAATTAATGCTTCTTTTCTTGTTAAAAATTTATACTTATACTGCGCTACTTTTAATTTTAACGTTTTATCACTCCAAAGCTCATCAACAACTGATTGCAGTTCTATCTCATAATCATTCGTATCATAATGTCCAAACGGATCTGTAAACACTAAATCTTCTGTAATTTTACAAAGATCCGGATTCACAAGTGTGCCATCTAACACTCTTTTTTCTTCTGAACATAATCCAAAATCTGAAGTGTAAAATAAAATATGTGCTAAAAATCGGCCGATATGTTGTGATAAAAGCGGATATTCTTCTCCTTCTATTAATCCCTTTCTTGTAATTGTAAGCCTTGACAAGTCTTCTATTACTGTCACTGCCAACTCTTCATCATGATTGTATACTTCCGGAACATATTCCGGTACATACTTCGCGAAAATTTGCAACGCCTTACTTTCAATTGTCGCTCTTTTTAACGAAAGTGGCCAGCTCTCGCCAACTATTTTTGCATATGGAAGTGCTTGTTTTATAATAATCGCACGTTCTCCATCAGATAGTTTGAATACATAATTTAAATTACCATCCCCTATTTCATGACAGATTACGTTTGCTTCCTTTTCAAAATAGCCATGTTCTTTCGCATACTGAATTGCTGTTTCTTCTGTTAATGAATAATATCCCATATTCTTCTCCCCCTTTTTTTATTTCAGAGGTTTTTCATCATAAGAAAAACCTCTTTCCACGAAGAAAGAGGTTTGAAGTGTATCTTCTCCCCTCTCATCTGCCAGAAAGTATACTTTCTGCTGGAATTAGCACCGTGCCTTTTTGGCGTATAAACGCCCCATTTCACAATGGTATTACGGTCGGTTGCTGGGCTTCATCGGGCCAAATCCCTCCACCTGCTCTTGATAAGAGTTGCATAATTTTTTTGAATTTTTAACTTTATGATGAAGACTATAACAAGAATAAAAATCATTTGTCAATATTTTATTTGTATAATTCTGGACGACGATCGACGAACACCGGAATTCCTTTACGCACTTCTTGAATTTTATCTAACTTAAGCTCTGCATATAAAATCGCTTCTTCTTCATTTGCCTCTACTACAATTTCCCCCCACGGATCCACAATAAGAGAATGACCAGCGAATACATTATTTGGATCTTCCCCCACTCTATTACATGCAACGACATAACATTGATTTTCAATTGCTCTCGCTTGTAAAAGTAAACGCCAATGCGCTAAACGAGCTAACGGCCACTCTGCCACAACAAATAAAACTTTTGCACCTTTAGCTGTATGAACGCGCATCCATTCTGGAAAACGAATATCATAACAAATTGTTCCCGCGCACTCTACATTATCTAACATAAATTCACTCGTTCCATCACCGGCGATTAAATACTTATGCTCATCCATAAGCTGGAATAAATGTACTTTACTATACTCATTTAACAACGTCCCTTCTCGATTAACAACATACATCGTATTTGTAACACCTTGCTTCGTTTGCTTTGCTATCGAACCACCAACAATATTTACACCATATTGCTGTGACCATTCTTTCAACATTTCTTTCGTTTCTATTCCATCCCGATCTGCAATTTCTGAAAGTCTCGTTAAATCATAACCAGTTGTCCATAATTCAGGTAAGACGATAACATCGGGTTTCCCCTTCATTGCTTCTTCTATTTTTTTTCGTGCATTTTCAATATTTTGTTTCACATTCCCAAAAGCAATATTCATTTGAATACATGTGATTTTCATTTTGTCCGCCCCATTCTTAATTTTTCCTTTACAAAATACTGGAAAGATTATATCATTTGTCACTAGAATTGTAACAACTTTCAAAAGAGGTGAAAAGTATGAAAAATTTCAAACCTTCCAAGGTGGTAACATCATTGCCTACACAATTTTTCGCTTCACTTGTTGCAAAAGTTAACAAAGTTATTGCAGCTGGTCACGATGTTATTAATCTAGGTCAAGGCAATCCAGATCAACCAACACCGCCGCATATCGTAAAAGCCTTACAACAAGCGGCAGAAAAGGCCATTCATCATAAATATCCGCCATTTCGCGGACATGAGAGCTTAAAAGAAGCCGTTGCGACGTTCTATGCACGTGAATACGAAGTGACAGTAAACCCAAAAACTGAAGTTGCTATTTTATTTGGCGGAAAAGCTGGACTCGTTGAATTACCACTTTGTTTTACAAACCCTAGTGATACCATTCTTGTTCCAGATCCAGGCTATCCAGATTATTTATCCGGTGTCGCTTTAGCAAAAGCAAAATTTGAAACAATGCCACTTGTTGCAGAAAATAATTTTTTACCGGATTATACAAAAATAAATGATTCCATTGCGGAACGAGCGAAATTAATGTTTTTAAACTATCCAAATAATCCAACTGGCGCTGTTGCACCAAAAGAATTCTTTGAAGAAACAATTCATTTCGCTAATAAACATAATATTTTAGTCGTTCACGATTTTGCTTATGGTGCAATTGGTTTCGATGAAAAAAAACCCGTTAGTTTCTTGCAAGCGAGTGGCGCTAAAAATGTCGGAATCGAAATTTATACACTATCAAAAACCTTTAATATGGCAGGATGGCGTATCGCTTTTGCTGTTGGTAATGAAAGTGTTATTGAAACAATTAACTTATTACAAGATCATATGTACGTTAGTATTTTTGGTGCTGTGCAAGATGCTGCTCGTGAAGCCCTACTAAGCTCACAATCTTGTGTAGTTGAACTTGTAAATCGTTATGAATCTCGAAGAAATGCTCTTATTGAAGCTTGTCACTCAATCGGATGGAATGTAGATATACCAAAAGGATCATTCTTCGCGTGGCTTCCTGTACCAGATGGTTTTACATCTGAGCAATTTGCTGACATCCTACTTGAAGAGGCACATGTTGCAGTTGCCCCTGGCGTTGGATTTGGTGAACATGGCGAAGGATATGTTCGAATCGGTCTATTACATACAGAGGAACGGTTACAAGAAGCAATTTATCGAATCGAGAAATTAAAAATTTTCAAAAAGTCATTGACAACACAAAAAATATCTGACAAAATTCAGATATCAAAAAAATTTAAACATTTCTAAATACTTCTTATCAAGAGCAGGTGGAGGGACGAGCCCGATGAAGCCCGGCAACCGATCTACAATTGTAGACACGGTGCTAATTCTCGCAGCATTATGCTGACAGATAAGGAGCTGGTTGTAAAAAAACCTCTCCTTAGCTGAGAGGTTTTTTTATTTAACTAGGAGGTTATGAAAATGAGCGGAATAATAGCGACATATTTAATCCATGATGATTCACACAACTTAACAAAAAAGGCCGAACAAATTGCTCTCGGTTTAACAATTGGTTCATGGACCCACTTACCACACTTATTACAAGAACAATTAAAACAACATAAAGGCAATGTCATTCACGTGGAAAAGTTAGAAGAACAAGAGCACGTAAATACTTATCTTGAAAAAAAAGTAACACGTGGCTTGATTAAAATTCATTATCCATCACTGAATTTCAGCCCAGACTTGCCAGCCATTTTGACAACAACATTTGGGAAACTCTCGCTAGATGGTGAAATTAAACTAATTGATTTATCATTCTCAGATGAATTAAAAAAACAATTCCCTGGACCAAAATTTGGTGTTACTGGTATCCGAAACCTTTTACAAGTTCATGATCGCCCTCTTCTAATGAGTATTTTTAAAGGGATGATAGGACGGAATATTGGATATTTAAAAACGCAACTACGCGATCAAGCGATTGGCGGCGTAGATATTGTAAAAGATGATGAAATTTCATTTGAAAATTCATTAACACCACTTACAAAAAGAATCGAATCTGGAAAAGAAGTATTACAATCTGTATACGAAACATACGGTCATAAAACTTTATATGCAGTTAATTTAACAGGACGAACTTACGATTTAAAAGAAAATGCAAAACGCGCTACAGCGGCTGGAGCCGATATTCTTTTATTTAATGTATTTGCTTACGGATTAGATGTACTACAGTCCCTTGCAGAAGATGAAGAGATTGCTATTCCAATTATGGTGCACCCTGCTGTAAGTGGTGCTTACGCTTCATCAAAACTATATGGATTTTCTTCTCCATTACTACTTGGAAAATTACTACGTTACGCTGGTGCTGATTTCTCTTTATTCCCATCACCATACGGTAGTGTTGCATTAGAAAAAGAAGAGGCTCTTCTTATTACAAAAAGATTGACCGAAGAAGACACATTTTTCAAGCCTAGCTTTCCTGTTCCATCTGCTGGAATTCATCCTGGTTTCGTTCCCTTTATCCTTCGTGATTTTGGCAAAGATGTTGTTATTAACGCTGGTGGTGGTATACATGGTCATCCAAATGGAGCACAAGGCGGTGGAATGGCTTTCCGGGCAGCAATTGAAGCTACTTTACAAAACATACCGCTTCATGAAGCAGATGACAGAAATCTACATAGCGCACTACAAATATGGGGAAATCCATCTTATGAGGTGAAATTATGAGTATTCAGGTGTTTTGTGATTTCGATGGTACGATTACAAATAATGATAATATCATGTCCATTATGGAAAAATTCGCACCACCAGAAGCTGAAGAAATAAAACGAAGGATTTTATCACAAGATCTTTCTATCCGAGAAGGTGTTTCTCAATTATTTCAATTGTTACCGACTACTTTACACGACGATATCATTACATTCCTAAAAGAGACTGCCCAAATCCGTACGGGTTTTCAGGAGTTTATACAATTTATAAATAAAAATAATATTTCTTTTTACGTAATTTCTGGTGGAATGGATTTTTTCGTCTATCCACTCTTGCAAGATATCGTTCCAAAAGAACAAATTTATTGTAATACAACTGACTTTTCAGGAGAATCTGTCGAAGTAAAGTGGCCTCATCCTTGTGATAAGCATTGCAATTACAATTGTGGCCTTTGTAAATCATCATTAATTCGCAAACTAAGCTCTGAAAATGATTTTCATATTGTAATAGGAGATTCCATTACCGATTTACTAGCAGCAAAACAAGCACACAAAGTATTCGCTCGCGACTTCCTTATTACGAAATGCGAAGAAAATCATATTGCTTATACACCATTTGAAACATTTCACGATGTTCAAGCTGAACTACAACACTTGTCGGAGGTGAAATTATGAAGCAACTTTTTCGCCAATGGTATAACTTAAGTGAAATAAAAAAAGAATTAACAACTCGAAATTGGTTCCCAGCAACAAGTGGAAATATTTCTATAAAAGTTAATCACGATCCGCTTACTTTTCTTATTACAGCAAGCGGTAAAGATAAAACGAAAACTACTCCAGACGATTTCTTATTAGTAAATCATCAAGGAGTTCCCGTTTTAGAGACTGAGTTACGACCTTCAGCAGAAACAATATTACATACACATATTTATAACAACACGAATGCTGGGTGCGTACTTCATGTTCATACAACCGATAATAATGTCATCACAAATTTGTATAGCGATGAGGTCACTCTTCGAAATCAAGAAATCATTAAAGCTCTTGATATTTGGGAAGAAGGTGCAACGATTAACATCCCAATTATCGAAAATGATGCTCATATTCCAACCCTTGGAGAGAACTTCCGAACGCATATACATGGAGATTCAGGAGCTGT
The DNA window shown above is from Bacillus clarus and carries:
- a CDS encoding DUF3928 family protein, producing the protein MYTLKIVSDREALYQFASYVRVVQGVEDVHVEVGEPLYEHPLMKFYVHVTIKETYEKQKALQEIARLVELGRFTYVHYRNDEIEEAFETVKYESFRK
- a CDS encoding ImmA/IrrE family metallo-endopeptidase translates to MDPYVNICICVTPGADISDDRIAKDLAVAESIWHPITFQIKDVITLNESFRFYDAEISYKSSIQTQPKLSSFFYTCASQVPDCDLYICYIGSDYFKEWAVIACAYSLAKQNQLTGYIVLTNSAAPMKNIYTLAHEIGHILFTRRIHGKLTHADPHSPTGSEHHPSPTNLMYPIVPRPDNVHIDSLLTSEQKNLSLQSPLLQRKEQ
- a CDS encoding DUF1129 domain-containing protein translates to MLSSEARKFLLDMRLFLTAKGVKENDVQNFLEDAKLHLIEGAKKGKTVSDIFGDSPKAYAEELANEMEKDKGGSIKSILGMIIGIGGYWLFTNILFESPNHEFTLTNVQLIGYPIVLMITIVGIIFAFKISSFKSKVKEFSIIYVAALLPILLLVLLMFMNKWYGTPVLQLSTMQSYILAGVVFLVLLIGEAYILGWIGILAIIVPLLIMFVFKELGKQNPYLGVLEPLLLYGSLYGLMRWSIKMEERKSVN
- a CDS encoding PadR family transcriptional regulator, coding for MSTSQMLKGILEGCLLAIISEGEIYGYEMSEKLAKYGFTMASEGSIYPLLIRMQKEGLISSVMKESPSGPKRKYYTLTEKGEDELDEFMDRWEAMQSSVERLLEGKGRRK
- a CDS encoding 3-hydroxybutyrate dehydrogenase translates to MVTNRVVFLTGAASGIGYEMGNAFAKEGAKVVISDRLEDRAKEAAEQLREEGFQAIGLKCDVTSEEEIAAAISQTVTHFGSLDVLVNNAGMQHVSPIEEFPTDKFELLIKIMQIAPFIAIKHAFPIMKKQKYGRIINIASINGLVGFAGKSAYNSAKHGVIGLTKVAALEGATHGITVNALCPGYVDTPLVRNQLQDLATTRNVPLENVLEDVIYPLVPQKRLLQVQEISDYALFLASEKAKGITGQAVVIDGGYTAQ
- a CDS encoding YvrJ family protein encodes the protein MEEWISMIGNVGFPIVVTLYLLHRIESKLDGVIVAIEKLPQQLLKYDDPRDRN
- the mtnA gene encoding S-methyl-5-thioribose-1-phosphate isomerase, yielding MSTIVTVPRSVSWKGDTIAVLNQTKLPHVTEYKTLTNIEDVWKSIVMLEVRGAPAIGIVAAFGLALAAKKYNVTNIDEFQKKFNRDCNYLGTSRPTAVNLFWAIDRMREVSKDITTIKDVQKILEEEALRIQQEDEDVCRSIGEHALTCFKDGDTLLTICNAGSIATARYGTALAPFYIGKEKGIHLHAYACETRPVLQGGRLTTWELKQADIDVTLITDNTAAHAIRTKEINAIIVGADRIVANGDTANKIGTLNLAILAKYFRIPFYVAAPRSTFDITKQTGTEIVIEERDETEVTKIFGKQVAPIGTPVYNPAFDVTPNELITGIITEKGILRGDYRLVIASLFKKTS
- the mtnK gene encoding S-methyl-5-thioribose kinase, with translation MGYYSLTEETAIQYAKEHGYFEKEANVICHEIGDGNLNYVFKLSDGERAIIIKQALPYAKIVGESWPLSLKRATIESKALQIFAKYVPEYVPEVYNHDEELAVTVIEDLSRLTITRKGLIEGEEYPLLSQHIGRFLAHILFYTSDFGLCSEEKRVLDGTLVNPDLCKITEDLVFTDPFGHYDTNDYEIELQSVVDELWSDKTLKLKVAQYKYKFLTRKEALIHGDLHTGSIFSSPSETKVIDPEFATYGPFGFDLGQFIANLLLNALSREEEKRSVLFFHIEKTWNYFVDTFTQLWIGEGVETYTKEKQWLPIILQNIFNDAVGFAGCEMIRRTIGLAHVADLDEIVDKERRTQVKKQAVYLGRELLKHETKGADIQLFRTLFQHTVSGGVKA
- a CDS encoding carbon-nitrogen family hydrolase, which translates into the protein MKVVTILVTNDIIFPVFCKGKIKNGADKMKITCIQMNIAFGNVKQNIENARKKIEEAMKGKPDVIVLPELWTTGYDLTRLSEIADRDGIETKEMLKEWSQQYGVNIVGGSIAKQTKQGVTNTMYVVNREGTLLNEYSKVHLFQLMDEHKYLIAGDGTSEFMLDNVECAGTICYDIRFPEWMRVHTAKGAKVLFVVAEWPLARLAHWRLLLQARAIENQCYVVACNRVGEDPNNVFAGHSLIVDPWGEIVVEANEEEAILYAELKLDKIQEVRKGIPVFVDRRPELYK
- a CDS encoding pyridoxal phosphate-dependent aminotransferase, producing MKNFKPSKVVTSLPTQFFASLVAKVNKVIAAGHDVINLGQGNPDQPTPPHIVKALQQAAEKAIHHKYPPFRGHESLKEAVATFYAREYEVTVNPKTEVAILFGGKAGLVELPLCFTNPSDTILVPDPGYPDYLSGVALAKAKFETMPLVAENNFLPDYTKINDSIAERAKLMFLNYPNNPTGAVAPKEFFEETIHFANKHNILVVHDFAYGAIGFDEKKPVSFLQASGAKNVGIEIYTLSKTFNMAGWRIAFAVGNESVIETINLLQDHMYVSIFGAVQDAAREALLSSQSCVVELVNRYESRRNALIEACHSIGWNVDIPKGSFFAWLPVPDGFTSEQFADILLEEAHVAVAPGVGFGEHGEGYVRIGLLHTEERLQEAIYRIEKLKIFKKSLTTQKISDKIQISKKFKHF
- the mtnW gene encoding 2,3-diketo-5-methylthiopentyl-1-phosphate enolase gives rise to the protein MSGIIATYLIHDDSHNLTKKAEQIALGLTIGSWTHLPHLLQEQLKQHKGNVIHVEKLEEQEHVNTYLEKKVTRGLIKIHYPSLNFSPDLPAILTTTFGKLSLDGEIKLIDLSFSDELKKQFPGPKFGVTGIRNLLQVHDRPLLMSIFKGMIGRNIGYLKTQLRDQAIGGVDIVKDDEISFENSLTPLTKRIESGKEVLQSVYETYGHKTLYAVNLTGRTYDLKENAKRATAAGADILLFNVFAYGLDVLQSLAEDEEIAIPIMVHPAVSGAYASSKLYGFSSPLLLGKLLRYAGADFSLFPSPYGSVALEKEEALLITKRLTEEDTFFKPSFPVPSAGIHPGFVPFILRDFGKDVVINAGGGIHGHPNGAQGGGMAFRAAIEATLQNIPLHEADDRNLHSALQIWGNPSYEVKL
- a CDS encoding 2-hydroxy-3-keto-5-methylthiopentenyl-1-phosphate phosphatase; this encodes MSIQVFCDFDGTITNNDNIMSIMEKFAPPEAEEIKRRILSQDLSIREGVSQLFQLLPTTLHDDIITFLKETAQIRTGFQEFIQFINKNNISFYVISGGMDFFVYPLLQDIVPKEQIYCNTTDFSGESVEVKWPHPCDKHCNYNCGLCKSSLIRKLSSENDFHIVIGDSITDLLAAKQAHKVFARDFLITKCEENHIAYTPFETFHDVQAELQHLSEVKL
- a CDS encoding methylthioribulose 1-phosphate dehydratase, which codes for MKQLFRQWYNLSEIKKELTTRNWFPATSGNISIKVNHDPLTFLITASGKDKTKTTPDDFLLVNHQGVPVLETELRPSAETILHTHIYNNTNAGCVLHVHTTDNNVITNLYSDEVTLRNQEIIKALDIWEEGATINIPIIENDAHIPTLGENFRTHIHGDSGAVLIRNHGITVWGRDSFDAKKRLEAYEFLFQFHIKLLSIQGGVSNGANSYS